One window of the Rhipicephalus sanguineus isolate Rsan-2018 chromosome 2, BIME_Rsan_1.4, whole genome shotgun sequence genome contains the following:
- the LOC119381179 gene encoding beta-1,4-N-acetylgalactosaminyltransferase bre-4: MHQFLRKQELDYGIYIIEQSGNGDFNRAKLLNVGYEVSKTMHDYNCFIFHDVDLIPENDQSVYACQENPYHISRCLDVYGYKPSYPTIFGGVSALTQAQMEKVNGFSNVFWGWGGEDDDMSTR, encoded by the exons ATGCACCAGTTCCTGCGCAAACAGGAGCTCGACTACGGCATCTACATAATCGAACAG AGCGGCAACGGTGACTTCAATCGAGCCAAACTGCTCAACGTCGGCTACGAGGTGTCCAAGACGATGCACGACTACAACTGCTTCATCTTTCACGACGTGGACCTGATACCGGAGAACGACCAGAGCGTCTACGCGTGCCAGGAGAATCCGTACCACATATCCCGCTGTCTCGACGTCTACGGATACAA GCCGTCCTACCCCACCATATTCGGCGGTGTGAGCGCGTTGACTCAAGCGCAGATGGAAAAAGTCAACGGCTTCTCCAACGTATTCTGGGGCTGgggaggagaagacgacgacatgTCAACGAGGTAA